A window of Garra rufa chromosome 11, GarRuf1.0, whole genome shotgun sequence genomic DNA:
tttatgtttcagATATCAGGTGACATTGTTATTGTAAATGTAATCTAAATGTGATTGTGTCGATTGTGTGATTGCAGAAGTCGATTGAAGGCCAAAAATCTGATGTACATCAAACAGATCCTCTTTGTGCTGGAGGGCCTTGTGCGCACACTTGGAGGTCAGCTTTGTGGCATATTGTCTTGTTTGTGTATTTTATCTTGTTCCATCTCATTTTATCTAGCTGATTTATTGCTGTGGTTTCCTGTTAACAGGTAAAGTGGGTCAGAATCCGAACACTCAGTCCTGTCAACCAGGTAAACAAACACAATCTGCACGCAGAGTACAAGAAACGTTTTGCTCCTAAGTGTTTTCTTTCTTCATGaagtatttttcataaatgttctttttaattttGAACAGGAAGTGAGCTGCTGACTATCAATGACTTCCTGTTTAAGGCTCAAGTTGATAACATAAACCTTTTCAAGGTACTGActcagtattatttatatactattatattatttattaatgtatttaattagcttattcagtttaatttttttaattcattttaatttttttgtttaatatttctgttgaactttttttttagttttagcaattttagtaattcaacttaaacattttatttcagacaGCTGCAAATGCAACATCTTATTTGggattttaagtttttgtttttcatcCAATACTTCTAATTTCATCTAAAtacttcagctttattttaattaacaaaaacaaatttcaaacctttttagattttaaaacaacaaaaaattgtTTAAGTTGACAACAACACTGCACCAGCTTCACtagttattatcattattattaatagtattagtttttttattaagaaagtattcatttacttatttaaGATACTACATGGAgtcagtattatttatatactataatatttattaatattttaaatttctctttttttattatttttcagtttgatttttaaaatccattttgtaattaattaatttgctttaatttattttttgtaattttagtaatgcaacattttgaatttatttttatttatatatatatatatatatatatatatatatatatatatatgtacatactaTGTACAGTATGCATCAAAAATGGGATTTTTccatatttatatgcatttttgtattttattatagatttttattttttgtaaatggtTAAAGTTGAAGTTCTGTAGTTTAACACTTGAAAGCCAGAAATATTAGTATGATTTATTAATACTGTACGTTTTCTTTTGCTctgtaaaataaattatacttatgcactaccagtcaaaagtttaagatttgtaatgtttttttaaagaagcctgcattaatttgatccaaagcacagcaaaaacagtaacatgttgaaatatttgtactatttaaaataactgttttctttttaatatatttaaagctgcattttcagcatcattactccagaaaaaagcttggagtcagtataatttatttaaaaaaattttggcgaaagaaattatggaaattaataatattatttttagcaaggatgctttaaattgatcaaaagtgatgataaagacatttaatgccataaaagatttctatttcagataaatgctgttcttctgaactttctattcatccaaaaaacctgaaaaaattattaataattattaaaaatgttttttgagcagcacatcagaatattagaatgatttctgaaggatcatgtgactggagcaatgatgctaaaaaattttgctttgaaatcacaggaataaattacattttaaaatgtattcaaatagaaaacagtttttttaaatagtaaaaatatttcaaaattggactgtttttgctgaactttggatcaaataaatgcaggcttggtgagcagaagagactaaaaaaacattaaaaaacttttgactggtagtgtataaatataaaatgtgacATTAAGTTTTTAATGTGGTTTTATCTGTCTTTTGAAGGtccaaaaatattttgagaagagCATGATCAGCCAAAAAGTGAGTATGACAATACATTTATGACTCCATTTAAAATTCACACAAATACACACCAATGATCCGTGTTTTATGTGTAGCTGTGTGGATTTGTGGAGAAATACGAAGGTAGTGGTGTAAACACACACTCCAGCTCTAAAAACAAAGAGAATCGTCGTACAGAAGGACTCGGGCGCTTCCTGCAGACGCTTCAGAACAAGCCTACAGGTACAATCCAGTCTAAGTCGAGATTTAAATCCTTATACACACTTGTTTTGCCAGTGAAGCAGTGTGGTTTTGATCTTCTAGATGTTTCAGAGCAGCAGGTGGCAGTAGAAGACAAACCAATCATGGCTTCTCCAATGATGCTGGTTGAAAGTTTCCTGTTTGCCCTCACTAATGCCAACAAAGACGGACGAGTTGTGATCCAAAGACAGGGTTAGTGAGAATTCaatcacatgcatgtatatacacATATGAAACTGTCTATCACACATAATTCACCTTTCTTCTTCCAGCTTGTCTTTCTCAGAGCAGTCTGAAGTTTCTCTTGCTGAACGCCGCAGTTCACTTCGCACAGATCGTCCAGGAGTGCAGGGCCGTGATCATCGCCGGGGGAACCATGCAGCCCGttagctcacacacacacacacacacactcactcactcactcactcactcactcactcactcactcactcactcactcactcacacacacacacacacacacacacacacacacacacacacacacacacacacacacacacacacacacacacacacacacacacacacacacacacacacacacacacacacacacacacacacacacacacacacaattggaCACAGTGACACAGCTGTCTCAGTTACATAACCTTAAATGGACATATTACAGACTCTCAGTGTGTAGAATAGCATGCTTTGTGTTAATGCTTTGCAGGTTGCTGATTTTAAAGAGCAGCTTCTATTTTCCGCTGGGGTCACGGAGGAACGTATTTTAGAGTTCTCTTGTGGTGAGTTGATGGTATTGTGCACGCTTCTTCTTGCCATTTTTTGCAATGTTGCTTATTATGTGTGTAACTCTTGCATAATGGCTTCAGGTCATGTCATACCCCCTGAGAACATTCTACCCATCGTCCTTTGCGCCGGCCCCTCAGGACAACAGTTGGAGTTCACTTTTCAAACTAGAGACACGCCACAGATGGTAAAACTTGAGCAAATTATAACTACCACAGATGGTTGCATGCAAACACAACAGAAAATCTGCACATATTAAATTATGGCCACAAATTATCATCAGTTGTGCACTTAAAAAGAACCTTAAGAGTTTTTAAATTAAAgcagaaagtcttaaattcataatcacgttcagaatctgcaaaatgttaattattttaccaaaataagagggatcatacagtgcaaaatgcatgttattgtttatttagtactgacctgaaaaagacatttcacataaaagacgtttacatatagtccaaaagagaaaataatggttgaatttataaaaatgacccctttcaaaagtttacattcccttgattcctaatactgtgttgttacctgaatgatccacagctggttttgttgtttaatgatagtttttgcatgaagagctgggggtgaaaacttttgaacacaatggagatggtgtacatttttcttcttttgcctaaatatcagtttttttttttcatttagtactgcccttcagatgctacatAAGATGGTtccatgttttccagaagacaaaataagttaaatttacaatttacaataatcttaatgcatgttttttccttctgaagaatcagtgagtgtgtgaaccttctgtaatagttgcatatgagtctctcagttgtcctcagtgtgaaaatatggatctcaaaatcatacagtcattgttggaaagggttaaattacacaaaaatgttgaaaaaccaaataatttgtaggatctaaaggatttttctgaagaacagcaggcagtttaactgttcaggataaacaagggactcatgaacgactatcactaaacaaaacaaaaaaacagctgtggatcattcaggtagcaacacagtattaagaatcaagtgtatagaaacttttgaacagggtcatttttataaattcaactattattttctcttgtggactatatgtgaacatcttccatgtgaaatatcttattcaggtcagtactaaataaacaacaacatgcattttgcactgtatgatccctcttattttggtaaaataatgaacacttttgccgattctgaaagggggatgtaaacttttgacctcaactgtacctgTTATCTATATCAGATGGAGGAGACGGGACGCGTTCTGTCAAACCTCTGTAACATAGTGCCGGGGGGCGTGGTCTGTTTCTTTCCCTCCTACGAATATGAGAAGAGGATTCTGGGACACTGGGAGAGCACTGGCATCCTTCAGCGGCTACAGTCTAAGAAGAAGGTACATAAACACCAGCACTCCTATGCCAAGTCAGTTTAAACTCGAGTATAAAGAAGATGTTCTTTGTGTGTTTTAGATTTTCCAGGAGCCGAAAAAAGCTAGTCAGGTTGAGCAGGTGCTCAGTGACTACTCCAAGTGTATACAGGTGTGTTAGTATACTTACAAGTAAATTAGAACaggtctgactttatatctatgaTTAAATGACTGTGGTTTGTTATGGTAATGCAGCACTGTGGTAATGGCGGAAGTGGCCAGACGGGGGCGCTGCTATTCTCTGTTGTAGGAGGGAAAATGAGTGAAGGAATCAACTTCTCTGATGACCTGGGCAGGTAAAACTGTTCAGAATCGTTTTGCATACAATTTTTGCAGTTTGTATACTGTAAGTGATATGCATAAATACTCAAATGTGTCATATACAACAAAGAACACTGCAACAAGACAATACAGAATATGTatatttatgcatatacaatataGCATATATTATTGATTGAAATGTTAGTCACTGCATAATGTAAACTAGTGATATTGTCAAATATTCTAACTGAAACTTGGACTTAAAAAAAacactagggatgcactgaaatgaaaataattttcgGCAGCTTTTTTtagtatttctattttatttttgtagttttaattatttcagtttatttatttccattgtttgttttgttttagtgatttCAATACTTCAacttaaacaaaaaaatgttgccttggcagctaattaagtttatttatttctgatttcattttttttttttcaattaaccttttttattattattgtaaaattattataaaaatattatagtccatattattatattataaataatcatataaaaaaagttaataaaaatgttaaataataataataaataaataatgccaaggcaacatttttagtttaagttttgtAACAATTGTggaaataaataaactgaaataattaaaactacaaaaataaaataaactataaaaaaaatctacaaaattaatagaacttaaactaaaattaaaataatggatGTGCTTGGCCaaaaaaacgaaaccaaaaatactttgtaaaaaatatttatcattttattaagtaatatataatataatattaataatacagaatttaaaaaacacaagccaTAATTTTTAGCGGCTGAAATTTGGCTGCTTCcctaaatttttcttatttttattttagttttggttttagtaaaaaaaaaaatagtagtttattttatttttgtagttttaattattttagtttatttatttccatttattTTTACTGATTTCAATACTTCACCTTcaccaaaaaaaataagtttttttattttttcaattgcattttttccaattaacttattattatttttattattatttatattataaagttataaaattataaaaatattattgttattataaataacaataaatattaaaaagtggGGGTGGGGGATAGACTAATCAGTAATATAGTAGAAATAAATAAACCATAAGTATTTAAAAGGCCCTTGTCTAATTTCATCTACAAAAGATTTTGCATTTGTGCATATGTTTAGATGTATTGTTATGGTTGGAATGCCGTATCCCAACATAAAGTCACCAGAGCTGCAGGAGAAGATGGCATACCTGGACAAGAACATGGTAAGACTTCCTACAAAGATGGTGCATATGGGAACTTGTGGTAAAAATCCACCAATTCTAACTCTCTCCCATCTGTTTCAGCCTCACATTGGTGGTAAAAGTCCTGGGAAGGCGTTGATTGAGAATCTATGCATGAAAGCTGTCAATCAATCTATTGGTAGGCGGAGCCCCATACTCCTGTAATTCAATGCTGTTCAAAAAAGGGCAAACAAATGTTCAGAATAGCAAGATTTCAGCATTATAAGACTATTATGCAAGCAGTGTAAAGCTCAGTTTCTCACATTTGTTTTGGACTTCTCATCCCACACAGGTCGTGCGATCCGTCATCGTGGCGATTACGCGTGTATTGTGCTGTGTGACCACCGCTACGCCCGATCAGGCACGCTGCAGAAACTTCCAGAATGGATTCGATCCAGCACAAACACGCACACGACATTTGGTCCGGCCTTCGCCAGTGCCAGGAGGGTAAGCATACTGTGCAGGATGTAGTATGCACTgcctactttttttaaaaattctacAACAGCATGCAATTATTTCAAAATGATCTTTATGTTGCAGCGAGTGTCTTGTTATTATCATTTCAGAATTAAATATGTAGCATTTTCATtccagtttttatttaaatgtcaataggtcaaagacgaaaaagggtttaagcataaaaacaatcagtgttatactgctttaagttgtttttcctaaaaaaattacgttttctgtttaatttaattgcatttttgtttttgggagcaaaaaataaatttacatttttccaTATTTTACAGGAGACACctactaaaatgtaattttgtgtaacagtcttgtcaggcatatttacaacaaaaatctatttatgacacattaaaagacgaattactgtcaccccaaatactaattgtaaaattatactttttttttatttgcccatttgtcagtaaaatTTTTactcacaataaaatgtaatatgcccactttttcttttatatattttagtatgtacaagtcagaatatacagtaagcatgttgtttgaatttttacataaatattgtgttaaactgaatgacaatgtaacattatttcaaacaaattgtgactttttattctccaaaaacttatttgaaacgtTAAaattagacactttacttacatttaatgtgctttctatggacataaattttttttaactttcttttgatgtggacttcttaacgtctttgacccgtATACATagtgtgcattttttttaaattaattttataatttaaaattattattgtagttttataataaaataaaaaaatattattttgagaAACAGTAATacatgtcaaaagtttacaccccctttcagaatttggAAAACGTGTTTTTaacctaaataagagggatcatgcaaaatgcatgctattgtttattcagtactgacctgaataagatatttcacataaaatttgtttacatatagtccacagaagaaaataatagttgaattaataaaaatgaccttgctcaaaagtttacatacacttgattcttaatactgtgttgttatctgaatgatcaacagctgtgtttttttgtttagtgatagttgttcatgagtcccttgtttgtcctgaacagttcaactgcctgctgttcttcaaaaaaatccttcaggtcccacaaattctttggttttccagcattttttgtgtattttctccctttccaacaatgactgtatgattttgagatccatcttttcacactgaggacaactgagggactcatatgcaactattacagaaggttcaaacactcactgaatgatttctgaaaaacaaaaagttggggatcattcaggtaacaacaccatattaaacgtgtatgtaaacttttgaacagggtcattgttagaaactattattttctcttgtggataatatgtaaacatctttcatgtgaaatatcttattcaggtcagtactaaataaaaatgacatgcattttgtatgatccctcttattttggtaaaataattaacattttggagattctgaaagggggatgtaaacttttgacctcaactgtagttatTGTATAGTAATATTGAAaaggttttctttctttttatcctTAGCTGATCAATTGCCCGACACATTCAGCTTCATTTCAAAAAATAGATAGAATGTCATTGTGGTAGAGTGATAGACAGCAGCGTGTGAAGTGCGACTGAGAGCGTCTCTCCAGCTGCGTGCCGTTTTAATGAGACAGACGTTCTCCAGCTGTGCTCTCTGTAAGCAGGTCTGTTCTAATGACAGGAAGTCGAGGATGACAGGATGAGGATGATTTGTTAGCCGTATGCTCCCTGTCTGATCCTTTATTTGATTCCACAGTTCTTCCTGGAGAAGCGACAGAGGCCGCCGCTCTGAGGCCATGGGCTGAGCCGCGTGTGTAAAAATACTACGATGTGTCCTGCATTATGGATGTTTGTTTGACTGCTCTGGCCTTGTGAATTATTGAGGCAAAGTTCTGCCGCCTCTGTCCTCAGGTTCTGCGTTTCAGCATGTGTTTTTGGTTCTGGTCTTGACTTTCATTTAAATAAAGATGATTTTTACACGACTGGAGTGGCTTGTTTGTAATCCAAAATGGAAAGCCAAAAGACTGGGTTAAAACAATCATAGGAGATTAGAGTTTATTTTCTGTGCTAAAGCTAATACCAGAGATGTATCAGAGCATGTAAAacacaaaatatcaaaaaatacaACTTGTCTTTTTACATTCTTTTCTTCCTTCAGGAACATTAGTTACTTCACCAACTTCATGATGTCACATTATTTTGAACGTGCAGGAGAAGtgaaaaatgttcatttaaaaGTGCAATTAATTATTAAAGTCAACATAAAAGAACCATAATGAGTTGAAGTGGGTAACATTAATCAATTTCTTGTGTGGATGAGATTTAACAAAAATGGAGGAAGTTACTAAATATTTGATGAAAGATTACAAAGATGCATTTTGAAGTTTTTGTCATAAATAATCAGACGAATGCAAATAGGCTGAATTTAGAGTTGACATTTACAATCTAATTTTTAGTTTAAATGTCTTAACTTCTGCTAGTCTGCTCAATATTAAGTCAAAAAGATGTTAAAAATGACAGTTAATATCACTTTCAGTTAATTTATCTTACTAGAAAATGTATGGTCTAGTCAAGCACATTGCATTATGGGATATCATGTGTCCTGAAATTCTATGCATATTAAATACAGTATGCATCAAAAATGGGATTTTCCATGTATAtgaatttttgtattttgttacggatttttatatttttaagtggTTGAAAAAGTTTAAGCTTTTAATATTTAcagtattaataaaatattagtatttattaatactgtAATTTTTCTGTTGCTCTATAAAATAAGTTATACTttttacacactaccagtcaaaagttttgaacagtaaaatttttaatgtttttttaaaggagtcccttctgctcaccaagcctgcatttatttgaaaaacagtaaaaattgtaaatatttaaaatgactgttttctatttgaatatattttaaaatgacatttattcttgtgatcaaagctaaattctcagcatcattactcttcagtgtcacacaattcttcaaaaatcagtctaatatgctgatttgctgctcaagaaacatttttattattattaatatttaaaacagttgagaattttttttcaggattccttcaTAAATAGacatatccaaagatcagcatttatcttagataaaaagcttttttttatgaTAGAAATGATtaaatttatttagcaaggatgcttcaaattgatcaaaggtgatgataaagacatttataaatgttacaaaagatttttaaatttttattcatcaaagaaacctaaaaaaaaaaaaatctactcaactgttttcaacataataaaaataaatgtttttttagcaggaattcagaatattagaatgatttctgaaggattatgtaacATGTAATGATGCGAagaattcagctttaaaatcacagaaataaattacattttaaaatatattgaaatagaaaagttattttaaatagtaaaaatatttcaaaattttactgtactttggatcaaataaatgcaggcttggtgagcagaacattaaaaaacttttgactggtagtgtatatctgtatttttattttaaagtataatagtattGTAGTAGTGTAATATAATTTAGTATTATAATAAACATTAAAGTTATTCCATTTTTCAAATAATTTGCACTGATGAATCAAGCACAGATgtgaataaagaatgtaaataGTGTGAATTTCATTATCATGTTGACTTTAATAATATAATCTTTCAGACTATACAGGTTTTAATGACATATAGAACACATCATCTTACACTTCTGTTAATTCACTGACCTTCAGGATACAAAACAAGAGACAAAACGTCTCACTCGACACTCCACAGCTCTCCTTGGAGAGACAATATCTCCAGACCCTGCCTATGAGGATTTCAACTCGTGAATCTTGAGTTTCGCACTCGACTCTGGGTCGCCATGGTTACGCCTCCCAGTCGTCTTCCTCGTCCGCGGCTGATTGCTGTGGCGCTGGAAGGGGCGGGATCACATCTGACATCCTGGCGAACGCGCCGCCGGAGCTGGCAGGTGCTTCGGATGAGTCTCCGCCCGCTGGGCCCTTGCCAGAGATACCTGTCAAATATTCACAATGAAAAATGCATCAGGTGGGATGAAAGCACCAGGACTGAGGGACTAAAACGAAGGTTTCAAACGCACCTTTCCTGCGCAAGGCCAATTTGTTGAAAAGGTCAGACATCAGGTCGCCACCGCTTACTGCTGCCCCAACTGGAAGAAATATGATTGTTAGGTTGTACGATGGGAAAAATAACTACAATGATGCAAtacattaatcaaaagtgacattataatgtcacaaaagaataaaagttctatttatcaaagaattctgaaaaaatgtttAATGAAAAATGATAAGCAGggaatcggcatattagaatgttttctgaaggatcatgagacattgaagactggagtaatgatgctgaaaattcagctttgcatcacagaaatgtattacattttaaaacatattcaaatagaaaacagtttttttaaattgcaataatatttcacattattacagtcttaatttttatgcaaaaaaaaggCAGCTTTGGtcagcataagagaattcttttaTATACAATAAAAACGTTACCAAACCTAAGGTTTTGAATGCTGGCGTATATTATGCAAAAAGCATATGGATCACATTTATtgcctttttttttatctttttgcaGACTCCACAGCATCTGTcctatttaatttaaaaataaatagcagCTTGGATTTTTTgctaaacatctccttttgtcTCCCTCAAAAGAAAGAAAACTAGTTTTTATGACTGCCTTTGTTGTTTTCTCCAGCAAACAGTGCATATTTCAGGAGAATAACAAGTAGCAAAGATTATTAAATAGCATTCTTTCAaaatttaaaggataactgttgccaaaatgcaacctgggctgttttttttttttttactgtaaacgagacaaacttatatctaaaagcatagttacgacaaacgagccgtttttgagattgaccgtgatttagttttgtggtcagtggccagtgaatgggagtactaggggcatacatttgagcgcatcaaaatcgatatttttacaacactaagaaggctcgacacaccatgaaactttgttcgaagtatcgcctgggtctctacacatgaactccagcattgagaacattgtttgtgtacacagagtttactaaaaagacttacactgtttgggtttccgctcgcagccatcttgccagtcaagaggtgttgatctccgaatgtggacgaaatattaggcttatatgaggctctttttacaactagaagtttaatattgtttttcacttgcgacaaaacaattaattagccgtgcatttatatggaaatatgctttaggagctatccatcctcgcattcggagatcaacacctcttgactggcaagacggctgcgagcggaaactcaaacagtgaaagtgagttgttcaaaacctttctttttagtaaactgtgtgtacacgaacaatgttctcaatgctggagttcatgtgtagagacccaggcgatacttcgagcaaagtgtcatggtgtgtcgagccttcttagtgttgtaaaaatatcgattttgatgcgctcaaatgtatgcccctagtactcccattcaccggccactgaccacaaaactaaatcacggtcaatctcaaaaacggctcgtttgtcgtaattatgcttttagatataagtttgtctcgtttacagtaaaaaaaaaaa
This region includes:
- the ddx11 gene encoding ATP-dependent DNA helicase DDX11 isoform X1, which produces MESKSSRFPFPYQPYHIQESFMEALYTALDQGKVGIFESPTGTGKSLSLICGALTWLKDYEEQKKQEAARLLDGPENKCDAVKEENSRNQPSEPDWVSEFVQKKAERDMVNKLKDEELKRKKREERLEMIRHNAQLRYAMKRKTGDKDEAVKLLQLSREVAESETHSPEEEGLIVAEYESDDEATPKSSLCDEDDDEDLEEEHVTKIYYCSRTHSQLAQFVHEVQKSPYGAAVRLVNLGSRQNLCINPEVVRLGNVQMMNDRCLEMQKNKHEKREKASDSETKRRRGLPKATCPFSGFENLMAMRDEVLVKVRDVEQLLQHGREKHACPYYSTRMAIPAAQVVVLPYQSLLHASTRKASGIKLKDQIVVIDEAHNLTDTISAIHSTEISGGQLCRAHSQLSQYCERYRSRLKAKNLMYIKQILFVLEGLVRTLGGKVGQNPNTQSCQPGSELLTINDFLFKAQVDNINLFKVQKYFEKSMISQKLCGFVEKYEGSGVNTHSSSKNKENRRTEGLGRFLQTLQNKPTDVSEQQVAVEDKPIMASPMMLVESFLFALTNANKDGRVVIQRQACLSQSSLKFLLLNAAVHFAQIVQECRAVIIAGGTMQPVADFKEQLLFSAGVTEERILEFSCGELMVLCTLLLAIFCNVAYYVCNSCIMASGHVIPPENILPIVLCAGPSGQQLEFTFQTRDTPQMMEETGRVLSNLCNIVPGGVVCFFPSYEYEKRILGHWESTGILQRLQSKKKIFQEPKKASQVEQVLSDYSKCIQHCGNGGSGQTGALLFSVVGGKMSEGINFSDDLGRCIVMVGMPYPNIKSPELQEKMAYLDKNMPHIGGKSPGKALIENLCMKAVNQSIGRAIRHRGDYACIVLCDHRYARSGTLQKLPEWIRSSTNTHTTFGPAFASARRFFLEKRQRPPL
- the ddx11 gene encoding ATP-dependent DNA helicase DDX11 isoform X2, coding for MESKSSRFPFPYQPYHIQESFMEALYTALDQGKVGIFESPTGTGKSLSLICGALTWLKDYEEQKKQEAARLLDGPENKCDAVKEENSRNQPSEPDWVSEFVQKKAERDMVNKLKDEELKRKKREERLEMIRHNAQLRYAMKRKTGDKDEAVKLLQLSREVAESETHSPEEEGLIVAEYESDDEATPKSSLCDEDDDEDLEEEHVTKIYYCSRTHSQLAQFVHEVQKSPYGAAVRLVNLGSRQNLCINPEVVRLGNVQMMNDRCLEMQKNKHEKREKASDSETKRRRGLPKATCPFSGFENLMAMRDEVLVKVRDVEQLLQHGREKHACPYYSTRMAIPAAQVVVLPYQSLLHASTRKASGIKLKDQIVVIDEAHNLTDTISAIHSTEISGGQLCRAHSQLSQYCERYRSRLKAKNLMYIKQILFVLEGLVRTLGGKVGQNPNTQSCQPGSELLTINDFLFKAQVDNINLFKVQKYFEKSMISQKLCGFVEKYEGSGVNTHSSSKNKENRRTEGLGRFLQTLQNKPTDVSEQQVAVEDKPIMASPMMLVESFLFALTNANKDGRVVIQRQACLSQSSLKFLLLNAAVHFAQIVQECRAVIIAGGTMQPVADFKEQLLFSAGVTEERILEFSCGHVIPPENILPIVLCAGPSGQQLEFTFQTRDTPQMMEETGRVLSNLCNIVPGGVVCFFPSYEYEKRILGHWESTGILQRLQSKKKIFQEPKKASQVEQVLSDYSKCIQHCGNGGSGQTGALLFSVVGGKMSEGINFSDDLGRCIVMVGMPYPNIKSPELQEKMAYLDKNMPHIGGKSPGKALIENLCMKAVNQSIGRAIRHRGDYACIVLCDHRYARSGTLQKLPEWIRSSTNTHTTFGPAFASARRFFLEKRQRPPL